The Paraflavitalea devenefica genome contains a region encoding:
- a CDS encoding DUF6089 family protein, giving the protein MRNYALLCLLLPVFSVAQESNRFHLTFFGGVANYQGDLQGRTFTFNQSNLAIGAGLKYDLTPHFAIRTGINYGTVEAADNQSDQAVLRARNLSFQSRILEGNLLLEYTLFNMEDKKISPYLFGGVALYHFNPYAFDSSGNKVFLKPLHTEGQGLVAGRKEYKLTQFAIPFGGGIKFRITNNVILGYEIGLRKLFTDHLDDVSTTYADPFVLAGQDNIGLKAVEMSYRGGELKDGDPVYPAEGTIRGGSKYKDWYYFQGLTLTIGLGGGNGGWGGGKGSIGCPKNVY; this is encoded by the coding sequence ATGCGAAACTACGCCCTGTTGTGCTTATTGTTACCTGTATTCAGTGTTGCCCAGGAATCCAATCGTTTTCACCTCACTTTCTTTGGTGGAGTCGCTAATTACCAGGGTGACCTGCAAGGCAGGACCTTTACTTTTAATCAATCCAATCTTGCTATTGGCGCCGGTCTGAAATATGACCTTACACCGCACTTTGCTATCCGGACAGGCATCAACTATGGAACTGTTGAGGCGGCTGACAACCAGAGTGACCAGGCCGTTCTGCGTGCCCGTAACCTCAGCTTTCAAAGCCGCATTCTGGAAGGGAACCTGTTATTGGAGTACACGCTGTTCAATATGGAAGATAAAAAGATATCTCCCTACTTGTTTGGTGGTGTGGCCTTGTATCATTTCAATCCATATGCCTTCGATTCGTCGGGCAATAAAGTGTTCCTGAAGCCCCTGCATACAGAAGGGCAGGGACTGGTAGCCGGCAGGAAAGAATACAAGCTCACCCAGTTTGCCATTCCTTTTGGTGGAGGTATTAAATTCCGGATCACCAACAATGTGATATTGGGTTATGAGATCGGTCTGCGTAAGCTATTTACCGATCACCTCGATGATGTGAGTACTACTTATGCAGATCCTTTTGTGCTCGCCGGTCAGGACAATATAGGATTGAAAGCCGTGGAAATGTCGTATCGTGGTGGAGAGCTGAAAGATGGCGATCCCGTATATCCTGCTGAAGGCACCATCCGCGGCGGCTCCAAATACAAAGACTGGTATTACTTCCAGGGCCTCACACTAACCATTGGTTTAGGCGGTGGTAATGGCGGCTGGGGTGGAGGCAAGGGCAGTATCGGCTGTCCCAAAAATGTATATTAG
- a CDS encoding ligand-binding sensor domain-containing protein, with translation MKRSKRLLLLLITAGFTCYGQNTIGLPEIINYSKHIYGGGTQNWDIQQDANGIMYFANNEGVLSFDGTHWRIYPLPNKTIVRSIAIGKDKRIYAGGQDEIGYFSPDSTGRLVFTSLKHLIPDKERSFADVWDIIPWGNDIFFRSVHKILQLTNQTIIVYPAVSEWAFMGVHDKQLVAQDMSHGLLKFSQGTWQPLIRQENLPAGLYTSTLIPMGNDSSLLATLKDGLFTLSGGRVTPFHSPALDIVAKETVYGGLALEHNWFALATSLGGCYIFNRKGELIQSFSRKEGLQNNNITSIFRDRNNNLWLGLDNGIDFIAYDNAIKHIYPENLNEGSGYAALIHNNQLYLGTTNGVYTVPLTDMDDLSFVKGRFAPVPNTKGQVWGLSEINGHVLLGHHDGSYLITPKGAIPVNAKPGWGYWTYLPVNKVLPSAQVLAGTYHGLELLEYRNEAFYAGRTIEGLDEPARFITFDNNNIAWASHPYRGVYRIDMSVRPAQVKLYADKEGLPSFMNNHVYTVRNQVVVATEKGVYTYNDKTGRFESSPWFSNMLGNTSIRYLKEDTDGNIWFIHEKQLGVVDFSAGTPQLVYLPELNGKMVSGFEHIYTINSRNIFLGAENGFYHINYEQYRKNKYLLQAHINTVTSTTGQTDRLIFGGYFGEVNDTRGQERAAIPAIAWKWNSLHFEYSSSLYGQQANIAYSYQLRGFDNGWSEWSKKTEKDYTNLPPGSYTFEVKARNNLGNESPVSRYTFRVLPPWYQSWWAMTLYILLLCALGYSLYKRQQKKFIRQQQRHEEERKRLQYLHQLEREKQDKEIVKLRNEKLESEIDHKNKELASSAMHLVQKGELLTRIKEELMRLKKMPANGDDGEELKKLLRILNEEDKMDQGWEQFAFHFDRVHSDFLVALKEHYPMLTANEIKLCAYLRMNLSTKEIAQLMNISVRGVEISRYRLRKKLQISTDTNLFQFLMNIKSVNS, from the coding sequence ATGAAGAGATCAAAACGATTGCTGCTGTTACTGATTACAGCGGGCTTCACCTGCTACGGGCAAAACACCATCGGTTTGCCGGAGATCATCAACTATTCTAAACATATTTATGGTGGTGGCACCCAAAACTGGGACATTCAGCAGGATGCAAACGGTATTATGTATTTTGCTAATAATGAAGGTGTGCTCAGTTTTGATGGCACTCACTGGCGTATCTACCCCTTGCCCAATAAAACCATTGTCCGCTCCATCGCCATCGGGAAAGACAAGCGGATCTATGCAGGCGGGCAGGATGAGATCGGCTATTTTTCCCCTGATTCTACCGGCCGCCTCGTCTTCACTTCCCTCAAACACCTGATACCTGATAAGGAGCGCTCCTTTGCCGATGTCTGGGATATCATTCCCTGGGGCAATGATATTTTCTTCCGTTCTGTGCATAAGATCCTGCAACTCACCAATCAAACCATCATTGTGTACCCGGCTGTATCAGAATGGGCCTTTATGGGAGTGCATGATAAACAGTTGGTTGCACAGGACATGAGTCACGGGCTGCTGAAATTCAGCCAGGGTACCTGGCAGCCTTTGATCAGGCAGGAAAACCTGCCGGCCGGATTGTACACCAGTACCCTGATACCCATGGGCAATGACAGCTCCCTGCTGGCTACTTTGAAAGACGGACTGTTTACCTTATCCGGCGGCCGTGTTACGCCCTTTCATTCGCCTGCTTTGGACATAGTGGCCAAAGAGACCGTGTATGGTGGACTGGCCCTGGAACACAATTGGTTTGCCCTGGCTACCAGCCTCGGCGGCTGCTATATTTTTAACCGGAAGGGCGAACTGATACAAAGCTTTTCCCGTAAAGAGGGACTGCAGAATAACAATATCACCAGCATCTTCCGTGACCGGAACAATAACCTTTGGCTGGGACTGGACAATGGGATAGACTTTATTGCCTATGACAATGCCATCAAACATATTTACCCGGAGAACCTGAATGAAGGTTCCGGCTATGCAGCCCTTATTCATAATAACCAGCTCTACCTCGGTACTACCAATGGCGTGTATACAGTGCCTCTTACGGATATGGATGATCTCAGTTTTGTAAAGGGCCGGTTTGCCCCGGTGCCCAATACAAAAGGACAGGTATGGGGCTTATCGGAGATCAACGGGCATGTATTACTGGGGCATCACGATGGTTCCTACCTCATTACTCCTAAGGGCGCCATTCCTGTCAATGCCAAACCGGGCTGGGGTTACTGGACTTACCTGCCGGTCAATAAAGTACTTCCTTCTGCACAGGTATTGGCGGGTACCTACCACGGACTGGAATTGCTGGAATACAGGAATGAGGCGTTTTATGCCGGCAGGACCATTGAAGGCCTGGATGAACCGGCCCGCTTTATCACTTTCGATAACAACAATATTGCCTGGGCTTCGCATCCTTATCGCGGTGTGTACCGGATTGATATGAGTGTGCGGCCTGCTCAGGTGAAACTATATGCCGATAAGGAGGGGCTGCCTTCCTTTATGAATAACCACGTTTACACCGTCAGGAACCAGGTAGTGGTGGCTACGGAAAAAGGCGTGTATACCTACAATGACAAAACCGGCAGGTTTGAAAGTTCGCCCTGGTTCAGTAATATGCTTGGCAATACCAGCATCCGTTATCTGAAAGAAGATACGGATGGCAATATCTGGTTCATTCATGAGAAGCAACTGGGCGTAGTTGATTTTTCTGCCGGAACGCCCCAGCTCGTTTACCTGCCGGAGCTGAACGGGAAAATGGTGAGCGGCTTTGAGCATATCTATACCATCAATAGCCGTAATATTTTTTTGGGGGCCGAGAACGGTTTTTATCATATTAACTATGAGCAATACCGTAAGAATAAATACTTGCTGCAGGCGCATATCAATACGGTTACTTCTACTACGGGGCAAACAGACCGGCTGATCTTTGGCGGTTACTTTGGTGAAGTGAATGATACCAGGGGGCAGGAGAGGGCGGCCATTCCCGCTATTGCCTGGAAATGGAATTCCCTTCATTTTGAATATTCATCTTCCTTATATGGCCAGCAGGCCAATATCGCCTACAGTTATCAGCTCAGGGGATTTGATAATGGCTGGTCCGAATGGTCAAAGAAAACGGAAAAGGATTATACCAACCTGCCACCAGGCTCTTATACCTTTGAAGTGAAGGCCCGTAATAACCTGGGCAATGAATCGCCGGTGAGCAGGTATACGTTCCGGGTATTGCCGCCCTGGTACCAAAGCTGGTGGGCCATGACGTTATATATTTTATTGCTATGTGCGCTGGGCTATAGTCTGTATAAGCGGCAGCAAAAGAAATTCATTCGTCAGCAGCAGCGGCATGAAGAGGAACGGAAGCGGTTGCAATACCTGCACCAGTTGGAAAGGGAGAAGCAGGACAAGGAAATTGTAAAGCTGCGCAATGAAAAGCTGGAGTCGGAAATAGACCATAAAAATAAAGAGCTGGCTTCGTCGGCCATGCACCTGGTGCAAAAAGGGGAGTTGCTCACCAGGATCAAAGAAGAGCTGATGCGTCTGAAAAAAATGCCTGCCAATGGTGATGATGGAGAAGAACTGAAAAAGTTGCTACGCATTCTCAATGAAGAAGATAAAATGGACCAGGGCTGGGAGCAGTTTGCCTTTCATTTCGACCGGGTGCACAGTGATTTCCTGGTGGCGTTGAAGGAACATTATCCGATGCTTACAGCCAATGAGATCAAATTGTGCGCCTACCTGCGCATGAACCTGTCAACCAAAGAAATAGCACAATTAATGAATATTTCTGTCCGGGGTGTGGAGATCAGCCGCTACCGCCTGCGCAAAAAACTACAAATATCTACCGATACTAATTTGTTCCAGTTCCTGATGAATATTAAGTCTGTTAATTCATGA
- a CDS encoding RagB/SusD family nutrient uptake outer membrane protein yields the protein MKAKRINIKWWPVLIGGFIASASCSKSFLELEPKGTELEDNFYKNQEQVFQGLVSVYDVMQWGNSGGYTMKMPLLSAASDDAYAGGSDASDQPSWVAYDNFTLDPFRGPQLGLWQKSYTGVYRANLVLEKIEKVNGLPASFKSRVIAEAKTLRAYFYFDLVRFFGRVPLITASIPTSELYSQKQAEPSAIYAQIEKDLTEARPDLPVTLSVSEFGRLTRGAATAILGKAILYQNNNARMAEAANLLKEVNTSAAYHLLSNFGDIFRPDNKFHAESILEIPHSNLAAWGDWGWINGGEGNVAPQFVGAADYNGPLYSGGWGFCPITEDLVAAMTGDPRFPHTIIDGNAMKAQGAKYNARYQNTDYFVRKYAPQTAVRSNVGTAEINWPINEIEIRLADTYLLEAEALVRGGGDAARAQYLLDTVRHRVGLTAVSATLDNIYKERRLELATEGHRFFDLVRTNKAVDVLGPRGFKPNKNEVLPIPQQEIDVTNKVLVQNKGYE from the coding sequence ATGAAAGCAAAACGAATCAATATAAAATGGTGGCCCGTACTGATCGGCGGGTTCATAGCAAGCGCTTCGTGCAGCAAAAGTTTCCTCGAACTGGAACCCAAGGGCACGGAGCTGGAAGATAATTTTTACAAGAACCAGGAACAGGTTTTCCAGGGACTGGTATCGGTGTATGACGTGATGCAATGGGGCAACTCCGGCGGTTATACGATGAAGATGCCGCTGCTCTCCGCCGCTTCTGATGATGCCTATGCAGGCGGCAGTGATGCATCGGACCAGCCAAGCTGGGTAGCGTATGATAATTTTACGCTCGATCCTTTCCGCGGGCCTCAACTGGGTCTTTGGCAAAAGAGTTATACCGGTGTATACCGCGCTAATCTTGTATTGGAGAAGATTGAAAAGGTGAATGGTTTACCGGCCAGTTTTAAATCGCGGGTGATTGCAGAAGCCAAGACCCTGCGCGCCTATTTCTATTTTGACCTGGTACGTTTCTTTGGCAGGGTGCCACTGATTACCGCCTCTATTCCTACCAGCGAACTGTACAGCCAGAAGCAGGCAGAACCATCCGCCATTTATGCGCAGATTGAAAAGGACCTTACAGAGGCCCGTCCCGATCTGCCCGTTACACTATCGGTGAGTGAGTTTGGCCGTCTTACCAGGGGCGCCGCCACAGCCATCCTGGGCAAAGCGATCTTATATCAGAATAACAATGCCCGCATGGCAGAAGCCGCGAACCTGCTGAAAGAAGTGAATACATCAGCAGCCTATCATTTGCTGTCCAACTTTGGTGATATTTTCCGCCCGGACAATAAGTTCCATGCTGAGTCCATCCTGGAGATCCCCCACTCCAACCTCGCTGCCTGGGGCGACTGGGGCTGGATCAATGGTGGTGAAGGAAATGTAGCGCCTCAGTTCGTAGGAGCCGCTGATTATAATGGTCCATTGTATTCCGGTGGCTGGGGATTCTGTCCCATTACAGAAGACCTGGTAGCTGCCATGACCGGCGATCCCCGTTTCCCGCATACCATTATTGATGGCAATGCCATGAAAGCGCAGGGCGCCAAGTACAATGCCCGCTACCAGAACACCGATTATTTTGTACGGAAGTATGCACCACAAACAGCGGTCCGCTCCAATGTAGGCACTGCAGAGATCAACTGGCCGATCAATGAAATAGAGATCAGGCTGGCCGATACTTACCTGCTGGAAGCAGAAGCGCTGGTGCGTGGCGGCGGTGATGCAGCACGTGCGCAATATTTATTGGATACGGTGCGGCATCGCGTAGGACTGACTGCCGTATCTGCCACCCTAGATAATATTTATAAAGAGCGCCGCCTGGAACTGGCTACTGAAGGGCATCGCTTCTTCGACCTGGTACGCACCAACAAAGCTGTCGATGTATTGGGACCAAGAGGGTTCAAGCCCAATAAGAATGAAGTGTTGCCCATTCCCCAGCAGGAGATTGATGTAACCAATAAGGTGCTGGTACAAAATAAAGGTTATGAATAA
- a CDS encoding PKD domain-containing protein produces MLRKNNQYIHYWLLLLLVPVLMPGCSPKESFGDIGAKPKAAFTVTPVTGKVNTYLLTATTPGSFYYRWNIGDGGGPRQGRQVDTAYYPEKGDYTVKLILMSDGGIDSTTVAVSVAADDPNGCAGRKALLTNCDTKTWVLEQPGGGALWVGDPGGGQWWSSGEGDVIGRPCAFNDEYTFKKDGTFILDVKGDIRVDDEGGNPWPTDIGFPVGCVNVSQLPAQYQPWGGGNFNFKVISGNKLQVIGTGAYMALYKVGETGTTGIPEAAITYDIIEMTATKMVLNKKYGWGQWKFTFKAK; encoded by the coding sequence ATGTTACGCAAGAACAATCAATATATCCACTACTGGCTGCTGTTATTACTGGTGCCTGTTTTGATGCCGGGCTGCAGCCCCAAAGAAAGCTTTGGCGATATTGGCGCCAAACCCAAAGCAGCTTTTACCGTAACCCCTGTAACGGGCAAAGTAAATACCTACCTGCTTACAGCTACTACGCCGGGCTCCTTCTATTACCGCTGGAATATCGGTGATGGTGGCGGCCCCCGGCAAGGCCGGCAGGTTGACACTGCCTATTATCCTGAGAAAGGTGACTATACAGTAAAGCTTATCCTAATGTCCGACGGTGGTATAGATTCCACTACCGTAGCAGTAAGCGTAGCCGCAGATGACCCCAATGGTTGCGCCGGCAGAAAAGCCCTGCTGACGAATTGTGACACCAAGACCTGGGTGCTGGAACAACCGGGTGGTGGCGCTTTATGGGTAGGTGATCCCGGTGGCGGACAGTGGTGGTCGAGCGGAGAAGGTGATGTTATTGGCCGTCCCTGCGCCTTTAATGATGAGTATACTTTCAAGAAAGACGGTACTTTCATCCTCGATGTGAAAGGCGATATACGGGTAGATGATGAAGGCGGCAATCCCTGGCCCACCGATATTGGTTTCCCGGTTGGTTGTGTGAACGTAAGCCAGTTACCTGCCCAATACCAGCCCTGGGGCGGTGGTAATTTTAATTTTAAAGTAATTAGTGGTAATAAGTTGCAGGTGATAGGTACCGGCGCCTATATGGCCTTATATAAAGTAGGCGAAACCGGTACTACCGGCATACCTGAAGCCGCTATTACCTATGATATTATTGAAATGACAGCTACCAAAATGGTCCTGAACAAAAAGTATGGCTGGGGACAATGGAAGTTCACCTTCAAAGCGAAATAA
- a CDS encoding SusC/RagA family TonB-linked outer membrane protein yields MKMKVVLLSLAVLFQTLLISKVYAQTISVTGTVTSKSASLPVPNATITVKGTETATTSDAQGKFSITLPKAGSTLIISHIGMATQEFVVRDAGAIVITLEERSGSMDEVVVVGYGTQRKGAVTTAISRVKASDLENMPVQRIEQSLQGRVSGLTITSSSGQPGAGSTVRIRGTTTIGNSDPLYIVDGVQIGGGIEYLNQNDIESIEVLKDAASAAIYGARAANGVILVTTKRGKSGKIAVNYNGYYGTQKAWRKLSLLNATQYATLLNEAYVANGQAPRFADPAAFGKGTDWQSQVFDDGAPIQNHDLSLMGGSDKSTYYASFGYLDQKGIVAPSNSNFKRFTVRFNSTHKITNAISFGNNIGYTRISSVGVGTNGEWGTPLNRAINMDPITPLIVTDPALINSSPYSDYPVVRDANGNPYGISNIVTSEILNPVAALKVAQGNNWSDKIVANVFGEVEPIKGLRLRSTIGTDLAFWGNESFSPVHYLNTTNQVTLNGYTRESNRGVFWVWENQLSYHRAIGKHDVTGMVGTTAQKNTGKSQGGTKRGIPVNDIKDASLAFPVPQTNQFFWGGEYQESLSSLYGRIIYNYDSKYLLTALVRRDGSSKFGPNNKYGVFPSVSVGWVASREAFFPATEAVSFLKIRGSYGVTGNDRIGDFRYLSTVGGGRNYTIGQTPVLINGVSPNAISNPDLKWEETSQINIGFDAVLFKNFNLTFDVYNKKTSGMLLGISVPGYAGNTGPIGNIADMENRGVELELGYNNKIGDVNFRVSGNVSYLKNEVTYLGADKKFLEGQKFGPQGVEMTRTSVGYAIGSFFGFKTNGLFQTHDEVANYRNKDGGLLQPDAQPGDIRFVDYNADGQINNDDRTIIGDPTPDVSFGFTAEASWKGFDLLVFGQGVAGNEVFQALRRFDLPTANWTTEALSRWTGEGTSNKFPRLVFNDPNQNFSRSSDFYLQEGSYFRIKVLQIGYTLPQDIIRKTGLTRVRVYLTGNNLFTFTKYNGFDPEIGGDSYGTDRGIYPQARALMAGINIGF; encoded by the coding sequence ATGAAAATGAAAGTTGTACTGCTAAGCCTTGCAGTACTATTCCAGACACTGCTTATTAGTAAGGTCTATGCACAAACCATCTCCGTTACCGGAACGGTAACCAGTAAAAGTGCCAGCCTGCCGGTACCCAACGCTACCATCACTGTAAAAGGAACTGAAACTGCCACCACTTCCGATGCGCAGGGCAAGTTCTCTATTACCCTTCCCAAAGCAGGTAGCACCCTGATCATTTCCCATATTGGCATGGCCACACAGGAATTCGTGGTCCGTGACGCCGGCGCCATCGTCATTACGCTGGAAGAAAGGTCCGGCAGTATGGATGAAGTGGTGGTAGTAGGTTATGGTACCCAGCGGAAAGGGGCCGTTACCACCGCCATATCCCGGGTAAAGGCGAGCGACCTGGAGAATATGCCTGTACAGCGTATTGAACAATCGCTGCAAGGGCGGGTATCGGGCTTAACGATCACCAGCAGTTCCGGTCAGCCCGGCGCAGGCTCTACCGTGCGCATCCGTGGCACCACCACCATCGGTAACAGTGATCCGCTGTACATTGTAGATGGCGTACAGATCGGCGGCGGTATTGAGTACCTGAACCAGAATGATATTGAATCCATTGAAGTATTAAAAGACGCCGCTTCTGCAGCCATCTATGGCGCCCGCGCGGCCAATGGGGTAATCCTGGTTACCACCAAAAGAGGTAAAAGCGGCAAGATAGCCGTTAACTACAATGGTTATTATGGTACGCAAAAAGCATGGCGTAAGCTGAGCCTGCTCAATGCCACCCAATACGCCACATTGCTCAATGAAGCGTATGTGGCCAATGGCCAGGCGCCCCGCTTTGCTGATCCGGCAGCCTTTGGCAAAGGGACCGACTGGCAAAGCCAGGTTTTTGATGACGGCGCTCCTATCCAGAACCATGACCTGAGCCTGATGGGTGGTTCTGACAAATCAACTTATTATGCGTCCTTCGGTTACCTGGACCAGAAAGGTATTGTAGCACCGTCCAACTCCAATTTCAAGCGGTTTACGGTCCGTTTCAATTCCACCCATAAGATCACCAATGCCATCTCCTTTGGCAACAATATTGGTTATACACGCATTTCTTCTGTAGGTGTAGGCACCAATGGCGAATGGGGCACCCCGCTCAACCGGGCCATTAATATGGACCCTATTACGCCGCTGATCGTTACCGATCCGGCACTGATCAACTCAAGCCCCTACAGTGATTATCCTGTAGTACGGGATGCAAATGGCAACCCCTATGGTATTTCCAATATTGTTACCTCAGAGATACTAAACCCCGTAGCTGCTTTAAAAGTAGCGCAGGGCAATAACTGGTCGGATAAGATCGTGGCCAATGTATTTGGCGAAGTAGAACCCATTAAAGGGTTAAGGCTCCGCAGTACGATCGGTACCGACCTCGCTTTCTGGGGCAATGAAAGTTTCTCCCCGGTACATTACCTTAATACCACCAACCAGGTTACGCTCAATGGCTATACCCGTGAATCGAACCGCGGCGTATTCTGGGTGTGGGAAAACCAACTCTCTTACCACCGCGCCATCGGCAAACATGATGTTACCGGCATGGTGGGTACCACCGCCCAAAAGAACACCGGTAAATCACAAGGTGGTACCAAGCGGGGTATCCCAGTCAATGATATCAAAGATGCCTCCCTGGCATTCCCGGTTCCGCAAACCAACCAGTTCTTCTGGGGCGGTGAGTACCAGGAATCCCTGTCTTCTTTATATGGCCGTATTATTTATAATTATGACAGCAAGTACCTGTTAACAGCCCTGGTACGCCGTGACGGATCATCCAAGTTTGGCCCCAATAACAAATACGGCGTGTTCCCTTCTGTGTCCGTAGGCTGGGTAGCTTCGCGTGAAGCATTCTTCCCTGCTACTGAAGCGGTGAGCTTCCTGAAGATACGGGGCTCTTATGGCGTGACCGGTAATGACCGCATTGGTGATTTCCGTTACCTCTCTACGGTGGGCGGTGGCAGGAATTATACCATTGGACAAACACCGGTGCTGATCAATGGCGTAAGCCCGAATGCCATTTCCAACCCCGACCTGAAGTGGGAAGAAACATCGCAGATCAATATCGGTTTTGATGCGGTGCTGTTCAAAAATTTCAACCTCACATTTGATGTGTACAATAAGAAGACCAGCGGCATGCTGTTGGGCATTTCTGTACCGGGTTATGCCGGCAACACAGGTCCTATCGGCAATATCGCGGACATGGAGAACCGTGGTGTGGAGCTGGAACTGGGTTATAATAATAAAATCGGCGATGTCAACTTCCGCGTAAGTGGCAATGTCTCTTACCTGAAGAACGAGGTGACTTACCTCGGAGCAGATAAGAAGTTCCTGGAAGGACAGAAGTTTGGTCCGCAGGGTGTGGAGATGACCCGTACCTCCGTAGGCTATGCCATTGGCTCTTTCTTTGGCTTTAAAACGAATGGGCTTTTCCAGACCCATGATGAAGTAGCGAATTACCGGAATAAAGACGGCGGCCTGCTGCAACCCGATGCACAGCCCGGCGATATCCGGTTTGTGGATTATAATGCCGATGGCCAGATTAATAATGATGACCGTACGATCATTGGCGATCCTACGCCCGATGTAAGTTTTGGTTTCACAGCCGAAGCCAGTTGGAAAGGATTTGACCTGCTGGTATTTGGACAAGGCGTGGCCGGCAACGAAGTATTCCAGGCGCTGCGCCGTTTTGACCTGCCTACCGCCAACTGGACCACAGAAGCACTGAGCCGCTGGACAGGCGAAGGCACTTCCAATAAGTTCCCCCGGTTGGTATTCAATGATCCCAACCAGAATTTCAGCCGCAGTTCAGATTTCTACCTGCAGGAAGGTTCTTATTTCCGCATCAAGGTATTGCAGATCGGCTATACACTGCCACAGGACATTATTAGGAAAACCGGGCTAACCAGAGTGCGTGTGTACCTCACCGGCAATAACCTGTTCACTTTTACCAAATACAATGGTTTTGATCCTGAGATCGGTGGTGACAGCTATGGTACGGACAGGGGTATTTATCCGCAGGCCCGCGCCCTGATGGCAGGTATTAACATTGGTTTTTAA